DNA sequence from the Nicotiana tomentosiformis chromosome 3, ASM39032v3, whole genome shotgun sequence genome:
TTGTCATTCCCAAAAATATTAgtgatatatatattatacacaaTTACTTCCGGCCGACGGACAAATTTATTATTTCATTTACATTACAAACCCTAATTCAAGGGGCatattgccttatttaaaggttACACATCAAGCAATAGAAAGGTTTCACTCGAATATAGTACTTTACCTTGAggtaaaagaaacaaaaaaattaccCTTACAACACTGATTACTGATACAATTCATGCTATTACACAGCTCTACACTGGATCGTAATTACTAATAAACTTACATTCTTCTAGAATGCAAGAGTAAATTTTAACAAATACTAATAAACTTATCGAGAATGCGAGAGTAAAGTTTAAAcgacaaaaatccaaaaaaataaaaaagacttTGGCGTCAAGGCCCTCTTCAAGTCAACCCCCACCCCTATATAAATAAatccttaaaaaaaataaagaattacTCATATCTTCACATTAGGTGTTTACATAAATTCAACAAATATAGATTAAACTATATAGCCTATATACACCTATATTTAATTTACAGGATTTTCCGAGCTTAACGGGTGCTAGTTACCCCCTAGATTCCACATGAGTCCGCCTCTGCTTGTGAGATGCGTCTTCTGTAAACTTGTGAGTgttagaaaaaaaaatgaaatgggACAAGTTTCAATAGTGACTTGAAGAAAGGGTGTTAGGAAGTCAACACATAATTATGTACTTCACCAGCAACTTCTCTCAAACTTTTTTTGGGGGGTCAACGTATTTTAAGTTGTATAAGGGTGTAAAATAAAGAAGATATATGTAGATGCATAATCAAATAACTAATTGCATTTGTTCATTCAGCTAAATTGATCAACAACCGCTACAATAAAACTTCCagatttgaagttaaaacaaaaaacaaagaaaaaaaacagACTTCTACTATTGCCAAACCACGCATCTTTTACAAAGGGGTTGGCGCGACCTCTACAACATTTTGTTGTTCCTACACACTATGTACATGAACGTGATGCATAAATTTCATCCCTTTCGTGTTTGTTTTCTAGAAGAATGTAACTTCTGTACtgatattataaaataaaaacagtTTAACTCGGTTCTTCATTATCAGAAACCACCATTATCAGCAGGGGGCCAAATGTAGCTAGAACTAACAATCCAATCATTGTTGTATTCAACTAATTGTTCTGATGCATCTGGCAAAGTTGCGTTCAGTTGATACGATCGCAGCATTGTCGGCTGCTGATAAAGAACATTCGGATATTGATCTACCACTGTTTCTCCTGTTCATATCAGAAATCATTACTATATTATGGTAACCAACAAACCGTACTAAAATATAGAGCAAAGAGCGTTGACTGTTACTATTAATTCCAAAAACTTGAACTTTTCGAAAAGGAACTCTTTATATATACTACAATCTTTAGAAAGTACAACTAAATTAAAAGCAACTTTTTTGTGCATGGGTGGGCATGTAATATGATATTAAGGTACGAATTAGACATAGAAAAAATGCATATAAAAAGTACCTTGAGTTAGCAGTGCTGGCTCATTCACCCTACCATCAACTTCTTCTAAGGAACTCCAATTGGCGTAAGCCTCCTTCACCAAATTCTGAATATATCCCTAAAAATACCATGGTATATATGTTATTAAAACTGTTTAAGTTAAAATATACAGTATCTCAAAGTGAAAATTAGATAAGTTAATATGTTACCCTTTGAATTCCAGTTAGGTCACGATTTGCACAAATCTGCCCATCAACGATTGCCCTAACAACTTGACATATTGGACTAAGAAAGAGAGTGTAGTTTGCTCCACTGGCCATATATAACTTAGATCCCTTCTCACAAGTATTTGCATGTTTGTATGTCGCATCCCAAATTTTGTCAGACATTCCACTTCCTAGTATCTGTGTAATCATAAACAATTAGTTGCTTTATAAAAAGATTCTTTTTCATATGTAATTTAGATTTGTTTATCTCATTTTTTTCAGGAGCATATTAACCAATCAAAGGAATATTCTTGTGAAGTCACAGTAGAGGCTTACAGTTCTAAGCTTCGGTGTGTCAACAGTGGCCAACTTCAAGAAATCCTGTACAGTGTTGATTCTATTTGAAGACAGCTTCTTATGAAAAGTTCCATCTTTTCCAATCTTCTCAAGCCGCCACACTTCATCTCCTAGTGCTGGTGGGTAATGTTTCTTGTACACTGTAATATATTACATATCAAATTTTTGAGTTCAATTAAAAAATATTACAACACTAAATGATAACTACAACTAATAATCAGCAAAAACGAAactaaaaatccgaaaaatgaaACAGATTACAGGTTACACTTGGAATAATGAGTCATCGATGCTTGTCGAGTTAAAATATTAGTTTTGACTACTAAAAAATATAATGAAAAGAGAAATAGCTTACATTCTCCGCGGTGATCTTTAACCCTAAAAGATTCAGTAATGGCTTCTGTAATCCGAACAGTAGTTTCACTTGTTCCAATTTGAACCAATTTTGCACCAAGCCTAAATCTCCCGCTCCGAATCCAGCTCGAATTATCAGTAAATTCAATTTCTCCAACAGAAACGACGCCGTCACGCATGGTGAAATTGAGTTCACCAGCAATCAATGGCCTCCTTCCAGTTCTCTCCTTAACGATGCTTTTGTTAAATTCCTCATGAGTCCAGCTTGTTTGATCATTTTGTTTTGAAAGGAAATCTCCGTCTAGTACGACGATTTCCAGTTTGATAGGATAAGGTAGAGCCGTCGGAACCATGCCTTCGCCGCTTGTATCCACCAGAAGAATTTGGAGATTGTGGCCGTCGCCAGCGACAATTTTGCTGCCGGTGAAAATTGGTGCAGAGAGTTTTTTGCTGAAAGTGAGGCGAAGATTTGATGGTTCTAAAGCTTTGATTCTTAGTGAAGGAGATCTCGTTATGGTACGACATGAGTAACGCTTTAATCCACTTTCCACCTCTTCATTAACCTGTAAATTTAATTTCACCAATAAAGTTTAATTACTTTAacatgataaaaaaaaattaataaatttagcGTAACAATGATAAACACAACAAAAACTCTGAATCTAGCTATGAACTTCGTCGCTAAATATAGCGATCTCGTATTAAAATTAACTCGTACCACTCGACGGAGCATAGGTTCCAAGGCCGAAGAGACATTATCTAAGAATTTCACCATCACCACTTCTTTAATGACACTACAAAATAACGAAAAAAAAAGGGTAAGTTAGATTTCAATATTAGAAAGGAAATTAAAAGTAATGATCTATGATAAGGGAACATACGAAGCAAAAGAAGGTGTAGTTCTCATGCGTTTGTAATTTGGCTGGTTTGGGTCGGTATCGGAATCGTCAAAAAACCGTTTAGCAGCCATTTCTGTTTTGAGTAAAATAAAATGTGATAAGCTCAAGATTTTTTAGCACAAACACTGCTAAAAGTGGAGGTTAGAGGTGATGAGAGATGGGGAAAAGTAGGTGGATATGAAGAGCTAAAAGAGTAGTATAGTTATATATAAAGGGATAGGAGCCTGGCTTTTCTAAACTGAAAAGTGGAGAATAAATTAATAGGAGAGGGTTATTTGTAATATTAATGGTTTAATTGGGTAATTAGAGAAGCTTCGTGGAATGAAGAAAGAAAGAGCTAGGCAAGAGAGGTTCCCAATGACCTAAGGCTGCCTGATGTAACGACTTTAACGTCAAGGCCCTCTTCAAGTCAACCCCCATATAAAtctagacacacacacacactaaaaAATGGTATCTTTATGTTAACACAAATTCAATAAATACATGATACGAGAGAATATGTTTTTTAACAGATTCTGATTACTTAACCATGATTCTTTAATTGTATATATTTTCATCTCAAGACGCTAAATTATCTTAACTATGATAATCTAATGTAATTTAATTAAGCACTAAATATGAGTAAGTATTTGGTACGGGAAAAAAACTTACTCACGTTTTGTGCTCACACTATTCACCCGCAAAGAAATCAAGAAACAGTATACATGGAAGACAAAACCCAAATCAACAGATTAAAGCAATAGAAATATATTCTCTATATTCATTTTTAATTGTTCATTTTTTTTACTTTGCACTCCCttcaagaaaaaaaataaaatatgtattttacaattttacccataataatgataacatttcaaaaaatacatttgaaaataatttgaggaatgagtaattaatgataagggtaaaacaagaaaaaaaaattatcttctttTTTATTTGCTAAAATAGACAAGTAAGATTAAAAATATGCTTTTAGTATCGTGGACGACTAAAAGTAAACGGAGTGAGTACTTTCAATTTCTTAAACATCCTTAGAGAGGGAACAAAGAGGAGTTAAAATTTATCTAGACAAGAGGAATAATATGTACGCAAACGTTCCTGTATGAATCTTAATTTCCTCATTCCCAATAAAAAGAATTATTTCCTTCATTTTATTGACTTTACTCACCATATATAAAGAACTCTCCAAAACTTCCCAATTAACAATTGAGACTAAAGCAAAAAAGCATAGATCCGGACAAGAAACTAATTATTACTAATTAATTAACGACATATAGAAGATAATGCTTATCATATGCTATAAATTTTGTTTAGAAGGTAGATAAAAGTACGGATATAATACAATTAGTAGTAGTTTTGTCTACCTAACTAACAATCCCTTAGACTAATCCAGAATTActttaatatttttctacaacaacttcaagttaatatgataataaataattttataattaaatatttatatatatttaacaaatctttttatatatatacaagattttttatatatatacaagatttggACCAACACCGTTAATCCATATCTAACCTCTCGGTCGCCACAAAACACACACACAACAAACACAAGAGTCGACAACAAGATTGGGACAAGAAAGCCCAAAAAAAGGCCACACATCCACACATAACGAACTTCCCAACCCCACACTGCAATCACGTTCCACTTAAGTAGAGTTAACTTTTGGATATATTTGACTATATGTGCCTAGTTACTAGAGTAGTAGAGACTGAGACACTTTTGTTGATTATAATAAAAGGACATTACATAGACTTGGGAAAAAAAGGTGAATAGGATATGAACCGCGTATGGATGTATATTTTGCTTTTAATTATTCCTGAGTTTCGTGGAAAAAGTATATTTTGTTCATTTGAAATAAATTTCATTTTGGCTGCTACAATTATATAGAGAGAAAATGATTTTATATGCCCAGTTACAATTTAAAGGTAAGAAAATAATCTTACAATATAATGACTCTCTGTACTATTTTTATAATCTTTTGTCTTATTTTTTACTGATTTGGAGAGTGGTGGATAAAGTAAAGCAAGGAAAGGCTCATCCCGTGAAAAAGTCCTATAAGTAAAATAACATTTATAATGAACGATAAAATTAAATTTCCGGTTTGTATATCTATGAACACTACTAAGAATTGGTCCGCAAATAAGCATGTCTGAACTTGGCAGGAGTTCGACCCTGAAAATAGCGTTCAAGGTTGAACTCGGTCTGCAACTCGGAATACTCAAAATgctgaggaaaacggaatcaacttacgtatgatcttcgagatgttgcaagctcaacaagtagtaATAGaccagttgcagagtcaaacccaggcACCAAACAAactcgagcccagtccaccccaagaagtcacccacaaaaaggggccagctatagtaaggtcaaatgagcaagaatcgaagactaatcccgaaattgttaagatgttcgaagaattGACAAAAcaaatagagtcaggagaaaagaggatcgaagaaaacaacaaaaaaatggaaacgtacaactccagggttgatcagatcccggggacACCCCCGTTATTGaaaggcttagattccaaaaattttgtacagaagcctttccccccgagcgcggctcctaaaccaagcccaaagaagtttcgcatgctcGAAATttctaagtataatggaacgaccgaccccgacgaacatgtcacctcttacacatgtgccattaaaagAAACAATCTAGAGGACGGTGAGATCGAATTTGTATTGTTGAAAAACTTTAGTGAAACCATGTCGAAGGGGACAATGAtgtggtatcataatttaccgtctaactctatcgattcttttgcaaTACTTGCAGATTGTttcataaaagcacatgccggggccataaaagtcgagacccggaagtcggacctattcaaggtaagacaaaaggataatgagatgctaatAGAATgtgtatctcgttttcaaatagaGCGAATAgttctaccaccagtcacagacgattgggctgttcaagctttcactcaaggtctaaacgaacgaagctcgatggcttcacagcggctgaagcataacctaatcgaatacccagctattacttgggccgatgtgcacaattgGTATCAATCTAAAATAAGGGTCGAAGACGActagttgggttctgggtccgattttaaaagggatatcgaccgagaaccaaggtcaaacaaGAATCGATACCGGCCGTATAACGAAGATCGTAGGGGTAGCAAAATTTCACGCACCCCCATACGAGGTGAAACGAGAAATGATTGAAGCCAATGGTCTcaggggctgatgaacagaaatgggttCAATAGGCATaccagacctaaggaaccacCACAGTTAtaggagtataacttcagcatcgatgcatccgccatcgtgtcggctatcggacccatcaaagacactaaatggcctcgacccatgcagatcgatcatgcccagaggaatcccaatcaaacgtgcgaatatcatggcacccatggacaCGAAACGAAAGATTGTAGGCAACTAAGAAatgaggtagcccggttattcaataaagggcacattcgagaatttttaagcgataaggccaaaaattatttcaaaaatagggatttcggtagGTAAAACGAACACGAAGAACCAaagcacgtcatccacatgatcatcattGGCGTCAATACCCCTCAAAAGtcggtgcttaaatgcactaagacatCGGCTATGAGAGAGaaacgatctcgaactcaggattacgcacccatagaaatcatgtcctttaatgatgaagatgtagAAGGAGTTATGCAACCTTACAACGATGCACTGGTTATATcagtacttatgaataaaactaaagttaagtatgtgttaattgatccaggtagctcgcccaacattattcgatcaaaggtcgtagaacaactcggtctataggaccaggtcgtaccagcaactctggttctaaacggattcaatatggcatgtgaaactaccaaaggcGAGATGATTATGCCGATAAATGTGGTCGGGACTAtcaaagaaatgaagttccacagTGATATGAACAACGTATGGatgtatatttttcttttaattattccTGAGTTTCTTGGAAGAATCTCTTCGTCTTGCTCATATGTGTTGTACGTCCCTGCAAATTTGTTCATTTGAAATAAATTTCATTTTTGCCGCTACAATTATATAGAGAGAAAATGATCTCATATGCCCACTTATAATTTAAATTTTAGAAAATAACCTTACAATATAATCTCTTGTGTTATTTTTTATTGATTCGAAGAGTGGTGGATAAAATAAAGGAAGGAAAGGCTCATCCCGTGAAAAAAAGTCATATAAGTAAAATAAGGTGGCTATATTACAAGAGAAACTGTTGGATTTGATTAAGGGGAAAAAACGATAAGAATAACGAAAAAGAAAGAACATTGATATAATTGTGAGTAATTGGGGGCTTTGGAACTATTAAAGATGATAGAGAAAATGATTGATTTAATATCTATGCTATTTAACGTTGATGGTATGTTTCCaactaaataaattaaaataataataataatactatctTGCTGCTCAAGAAAGTGATTATATATACCATGTGAAAGTCATGTCATACTATCTGTGTTTCCCCAAAGCATTATATAAATAGCTAAGGGCCCATATCACAATTATATAATAACATGGGATCTGGCCTGGGTGTATTAAGAAGATCCCAACATATATTTGTCTttctaaagaaaagaaaaaaagaaaagaaaaattgtg
Encoded proteins:
- the LOC104096838 gene encoding protein SAR DEFICIENT 1-like — protein: MAAKRFFDDSDTDPNQPNYKRMRTTPSFASVIKEVVMVKFLDNVSSALEPMLRRVVNEEVESGLKRYSCRTITRSPSLRIKALEPSNLRLTFSKKLSAPIFTGSKIVAGDGHNLQILLVDTSGEGMVPTALPYPIKLEIVVLDGDFLSKQNDQTSWTHEEFNKSIVKERTGRRPLIAGELNFTMRDGVVSVGEIEFTDNSSWIRSGRFRLGAKLVQIGTSETTVRITEAITESFRVKDHRGELYKKHYPPALGDEVWRLEKIGKDGTFHKKLSSNRINTVQDFLKLATVDTPKLRTILGSGMSDKIWDATYKHANTCEKGSKLYMASGANYTLFLSPICQVVRAIVDGQICANRDLTGIQRGYIQNLVKEAYANWSSLEEVDGRVNEPALLTQGETVVDQYPNVLYQQPTMLRSYQLNATLPDASEQLVEYNNDWIVSSSYIWPPADNGGF